CCTAAATATTTATCTTCATTCCACCAATAGCTTGGGCAGGAGGTGCTACAAGAAAAGCACATAATACATTCCCATTTACCATCAAGTTTATCTCGATCTTCGACGCTTTGAATATTTTCTCTTTCGTTATGTTCACTATTTTTCATCAACCAAGGTTTGATCGATTTAAATTGCTCAAAAGCTTTTTTAAGGTCTACCACTAAGTCTTTGACTACCCTCATATGTGGTAAAGGGTATATCGTAATTTCCTTAGAGCAGTCTTCGATATGTTTTTGGCAAGCCAATGTATTAACACCATCGATATTCATGGCGCAAGAGCCACAAACTCCCTCTCGACAAGATTTACGGTATGTTAAACTTGTATCAACTTCAGATTTAATTTTATTTAAAATATCTAGAACCATGGTACCTGCTTTAGCAACATCAATTTCAAATCGATCTATTTGAGGAGGCTCTCCCTCTACTCCTGACCACCGATATACATTAATAATTCGGATATCCGCTTGATGCTGACCCTGATCATCAATCAATTCCACATTAGAATATGTTTTTCCTTTTACTGGAATAGAGTTTTTAGGAAGAGTTAGCTGTACCATTAATAAACTCTCACTTGGGGTTGAATAACAGAAATCTGATTACTTAATGTGGTCATACGAACTGGGCGATGAGTGATATTAAATTGATCATTGTCTTTCCAGGCTAATGTGTGCTTCATCCAGTTCTCATCATCTCGATCAGGATAGTCCTCTCTTGCATGGGCGCCTCGACTTTCGGTGCGTTGTTCAGCGGATACGCCGACACTTCCGGCAACTTCCATCAAATTGTGAAGCTCTAAAGCCTCGATTAAATCAGTGTTAAAAATATCAGATTTATCAACAATTTTGACGTGTTTAAGATCTTTATACATATCGCTTAATTCTTGATTACCTAGCGATAAAGCTTCACTTTCACGGTACACACCAAATCTTTTTTGAACTGTTTTTTGCATTTTGTCTCTCAACTCTCCAACAGAAATATCTCCTGAATTATTTTTAATTGAGTGAAGTCGATCGATAATTTCCTGTGTCGAAGCATCGGACGGCATTTTATTAGACTCCGATGGATTAATAACCTGGCCCGCCTGGATAGCTGCACCTCGACCAAACACGACAAGTTCTGCTAAAGCATTTGTCCCTAAACGATTAGCTCCATGAACCGAAGCACAAGCTGCCTCCCCAATAGCCATTAAGCCTGGACAGACTTCTTCAGAATTATCAGAAGTGGGTTTTAATACTTCTGCTTTAAAGTTAGTGGGAACACCGCCCATACAATAATGAACAGTTGGGACAACAGGAATAGGCTCTTTAGAAACATCACGTCCACAAAAAGCTTTTACTGACTCTGAGATACCGGGCAATCTTTTGGCTAACATGTCGGCATCTAAATGTTCAAGATGAAGGTTGATATAATCTTTATTCGGACCGCAACCACGGCCAGCACTGATTTCTTTACTGATAAATCTTGAGATAACATCACGCGCAGCTAAGTCTTTTGCGTTGGGTGCGTACTCCAACATAAAACGCGTGCCCTCACTATTTTTTAAAACTCCACCTTCACCCCTAGCGGCCTCTGATATTAAAACCCCAACACCATAAATGCCTGTCGGATGAAATTGAATAAATTCCATGTCTGATAAAGGAAGACCTGCTCTAAGAGCTATGCCTGCTCCATCTCCCGTACAAATATGTGCACTAGTAGAGGATTGAAAAATACGACCGTAACCACCAGTCGCAAGAATGGTCATCTTTGCGATAAATCGATGAAGACTACCATCTTCAATGGATAGGGCCAAAAGACCACAAATCTCTCCACTACTATCTTTAAGAAGATCGATGGCGTAAAACTCGTTAAAAAATTGAACATCATTTTTAAGGCTTTGCTGATAAAGCGTGTGAAGAAGCGCATGTCCGGTTCGATCAGCCGCCGCACAAGCTCTACTCGCCGGATCTCCTTTACCATTGTTAGTCATATGACCACCAAATGGTCTTTGATAAATTTTTCCATCTTCGGTTCGAGAAAAAGGCATGCCGTAATGCTCTAATTCGACAATAGAATCAACGGCATTTGAGCATAGATACTCAATACTATCTTGATCTCCTAACCAGTCAGATCCTTTGACAGTATCAAACATATGCCACTGCCAGCTGTCCTCGCCCATATTTCCAAGGGCTGCACCAATGCCTCCTTGAGCAGCAACGGTGTGACTTCGTGTAGGGTAAACTTTACTAACGCAAGCTGTTTTTAATCCTTGTTCAGAGCAACCTAAGGCTGCTCTTAAGCCAGCGCCTCCGGCTCCAAGAACAACAACATCTAATATGTGATCAGTATAATTACTCATTTAAATCAAAATTATCGGTACGATGAATAAAATTACCAATAATAATAAAACGTCAGTTAATCGACTATAGAGTTTAACTTTGTCTGAATCAAAGTAATCCTGGTAAATTGTCACTAATCCCAGTCGAGCGTGAAAAGTGGCAGCGAAAAAAAATAGGATCATTAAAAATTTAACAAACAAATTATTTAAAGAGTTAAGCATTATCACTTGGGATGACTCAAGATTGTTTAAAAAAAAGAAAACAAACCAATAGCTAGTAGGAACTAAAATGATTGCAGAGACCCTTTGCCAATACCATTTAGAAGATCCCTTCACTAAAAAATGCTCCAAGCAAAAATTACTGTCATGATTAAATTAATGATGAGAATACAATATGAGATTAAGTAAACTTGGTTTAATTCCATACCTTTAGCAAAGGTCCATAAAAAATACTTGAGTCCATTTAATAGATGATGATTAAGCGCAAAAAACCAAAAGATAAAAACTAGTTTTATAAGGGTGAAGTTAAAAAATACTGACAAAGACTCAAAGAGAGTTGGGGCAAAATAAGAAGACCCTATCCAAAAAGCTAAAAAGGGAAGTGATGCTGCAAAGATAATTCCTGATATTCGATGCGTAATTGAAAAAACCATCGTTAACACTGGTTTATGGATTTGTAGATGGGGCGATAATGGTGAGGTCGTCATTTAAAACTCAATATAATGAAAAACGCTTAATAGTAAAAAACTATTATTTCATCGATTAATGCATTTTATCAATAATTACATCTTGTGGAAAAAATGTGAGTTAATTTTAGCTAGTCAAATTATTTTGAATCTTAATTTTCATCAAAATTAGCTATGATCATATTAGGTCGAGAACCGGAACTTCTTGTTTCAAGGGTGCCGAATCTCACCCCGCATGAGAAAAACTTTGTATTTACTATAAAGTTTGGCGCCCCGACCTACTTTTACCTATTTGATATCAAAAACTACTGTATATAATTCTCGCTTAATGTCGGCCTTAGCTCAGATCTCTAAATTTCTTGATCGAATAAATACCTATATAGGCTATCTATGTGGTTTTTTTGCATTCTCAATGGTCATTATCGTATTTACGGTTGTGGTGTTGAGGTATGGATTTAGCATCGGTTTTATCTGGATGCAGGAGATCTACGTTTGGCTTCACAGTTTTATCTTTATGCTCGGTAGTGGCTTTACTTATTTGGCCAATGAACATGTGCGTATTGATGTGTTTTATCGAGATGCCTCAGAGAAGTATAAAGCGACGGTCGATCTCTTAGGAAATATTTTCTTATTAATTCCATTTTTGTACATCATATGGAAATTTAGCTATCCTTTTGTTTATCGATCTTTTTTAATGAGTGAGGTTTCCAGGGAAGCTGGAGGAATGCCTGCTTTATATATTTTAAAAAGTGCAATCCTTTGGTTTTGCATAGTATTATTTATCCAGATCATTTCTAATATTTGTAAATCTATAATTTCTTTATCAGGGTCTAAAACATGATCACACCAGAAATTCTTGCCATTGTAATGTTTCTAACAACCCTAGGGTTATTGCTCTTCGGTTTTCCAGTTGCATTTACGCTAGCAGGTTCTGCCTTGTTATTTGGTTTTCTTGGTGATGCTTTAGAAATTTTCAATTTTAGAATGATTGGTTTCTTCCCTCAAAGAATATTTGGAACCATGATTAACGAACCGCTCGTGGCCGTTCCTCTTTTTATATTTATGGGAATTATGTTGGAAAAAACAAAAATTGCCGCGGGGCTTCTTCAATCTATTGGTGAGCTTTTTGGTTCAACCAAGGGTGGTCTTGGAATAGGTGTTGTGATTGTCGGAATGTTGCTTGCTGCATCTACGGGAATTGTTGGGGCAACCGTAGTTACCATGGGAATGCTCTCTTTGCCCTCTATGATTAAGGCAGGATATGATCAAAAGATTGCAACTGGTACTATTTGTGCGGCTGGCACTCTTGGTCAAATTATTCCTCCCTCGATTGTCCTTGTTTTATTAGCAACAATCCTTCAAGGAGCGAATGAAGAAGCTGCATTATTAAAAGGAGATCTTGCCCCTGACCCTGTCACAGCAATTGATCTTTTTGCAGGTGCTTTATTACCAGGGCTAATGCTGGTGGTGATGTTTATTATCTTCATTTATTTTTATGCAAGAATTTTTCCTAACTCTTGTCCGCCAATACAAACTGAAAGAACGAGAAGTGAAATATATAAAGAAGCCTTCAAATCAATTTTCCCGCCCCTAATACTGATAGTTCTTGTTTTAGGATCGATTTTAATGGGTATTGCTACTCCAACAGAGTCTGCTTCCGTTGGTGCTATCGGAGCTGCAATTATAGCTTTTACTAAAGGGGAATTGACCTTTCAAAATTTAAAAGAGGTTTCTCTTAATACCGTTAAACTTAGTTCTTTTGTTTTTGTCATCTTAATTGGTGCATCAATGTTCTCTTTAGTTTTCAGGGGTTTTAACGGTGATGCTATGATCGAACACTTTTTAGGTAGCTTACCAGGTGGTTTATTCACAGCCCTGTTAATTGTGATGGTAGCTATCTTTATTTTAGGATTTTTCTTAGATTACATTGAAATTATTTTTGTGATTGTTCCTTTAGTAGGTCCAATTTTAATCGCAAATGGTGCGGATCCTTTATGGCTTGGGATACTCATTTCGCTGAATCTTCAAACAAGCTTCCTAACACCACCTTTTGGCTTTTCTTTATTTTTCTTACGAGGGGTTGCCCCGAAAGAAATCCAAACCAGAAATATTTATAGAGGAGTTATGCCGTACATTGGCATTCAAGTATTAGCTATCATAATCGTAGCTATTTTCCCAAGTATCGCTACTTGGCTTCCGAACTTGATGTTTTAGGTACGTATTATTTTAATTTAAAACCAATTAATATTTTTTTTCTCACAAAGCTCTTTTAATTGAACAGGGTAATCGGTCATAATACCGTCCACCCCAATATCAATCGTTCGTAACATATCTTCTTCATCGTTTACCGTCCAAACATTGACAGGCAGGTTTTCATTATGAGAGATCTCGACTATTTTTTCAGTAACATTTCTATGATACGGGTGCCAGGCCTTTCCACCTAGTGCTTTGATAAGTTTAGGCAAGTCGACATTATTATGAAGAGGTGTGAAATCCATCCAAGGAGATTGGTCATAAATATTTCCAAAAGAACCAGATCCTTGTTGTTCAAATGACAAATAGGCTCGAGGTATTTCAGGATTATAATTTTTTATTTCTCTTAGAACTCTCCAATCAAAAGAAGAATAAATAATCTTATCTGTTAAGTTGGATTGATTTACTTCTTCAAGAACTATCTTGACCATCTCTTCAGGAGAAGGAGTTAAATTTTCTTGTACCGGAGTCGATTTAATTTCTAAATTAACGACTAAATCTGAAACTTTGTTTTTTGATGTAAGGTCCAATAATTCAGAAACTTTTGGGATTTTTTGATTTTCTAATTTTTTTTGATTTAAAAATCTTCTGCCATACTTAGTTAATTTATTGAGTGAGCCAACTTCGTATTTAGAAATTTGATCATAGGTTAAGTCGATGATTTTGATATTTTCATCCTCTAACCAATTTCCTTCTTCGTCTTGAGTGAGACTGGGATCCAAATGAAAATCATGAGTGATTACTGGGATAGAGTCTTTAGAGATTAGGATATCTGTTTCATAGGCGTTAATATCATTATCAAATAAGTATTGAAAGCTATCGAGAGTATTTTCAGGAAGCACCCCTCGAGCACCTCGATGGCCATAAATTTTAATATGATTAGGCTTAGATAAGATCAAAATTGTTTAATTTTTAAGGTTTTCGCCCCCTTAAAGGGGGCGAATTTATATAATATTAAGCTGTTGGGAAGCTGAATGGGAAGTTTCTCGCTCTGAGATATTCTTTTTCAGACACACCTGTCCAGCGAATGATCGAAGATCTGAACTTCACAATGTGTGAGAATAGCTCTGAGGAAGTCGCATCTTTACTTGCGATTTCTTGAACTACTTCACCTGCTCTTTGACCTAGTGCATTCATCACATCATCTGGCAATTGTCTCATTTGAACACCATGCTCGTTGATGAGTTTTTGATATGAACTATCATTCACAGCTTGGAAGTGAGATAACACCTCCATGTTCACTGCTTTTGAAGCAAGAGTGATCAGCTGACGAGTAGAGTCATCTAACTTTTCCCACTCAAACATATCAATAGAACAATCAAGGATAGTTGCAGGCTCATGCCAACCAGGATTATAGTAATACTTTGCAGCTTGATACAAACCAGCACCTAAGTCAGCGGCTGGGCCAATCCACTCTGTACCATCAATCGCACCAGAAGCTAGTGCAGGTAACACATCTGGACCAGCAAGTAAAACGATATTAGCACCAAAAGTTTTTAGAACTTCGCCACCAAGACCTGGCATTCTGAATTTTAGGCCATCAAAGTCTGCGGTTGAGTTGATTTCTTTATTAAACCAACCACCCATTTGGTTTCCAGTATTACCCATCGGTAAGAACTTCACACCGATTTCATTATATGCCTTATCAGCAGCTTCAATACCGCCACCGTAGTAACACCATGCATTCTGCTCTTGTGCTGTTAAACCGAAAGGTAAACAAGCAACGAACTGAGTAGCGTTACTGACGTTAGTCCAATAATAAGGAGCACCATAAGCCATTTGAGCTGCTCCAGATCGCACTGCATCTAAAGACTCAAGACCCGGTACTAATTCACCGGCATGATAAACTTTAATATTAAGCTTATCAGAATGCGAATTGATATAACCCGCAAAACGCTCTATTGCTTTTCCTAGAAGTCCGGCTTTACCGAACGCAGAACAAGCAATCCACTCCATGTGGCCACCAGAAATAGCAGGAGCTGGAAAAGAAGAGACTGTTGCGGCACCCAGCGCTGCAGCACCGGCACCTTTAAGAAAACTTCTTCTTTTCATGGGTTTATTATTTTTGGTTTTTTTTGCCATAAATATTTCCCTCCTAAAATTAAGAAATAATTAATTATTTTTTATTGGTAATAATTATACCAACTATTACTGATACTATGCCAGCGTAATGATAGATTTGTAATGTTTCTTGAAAAACGAAAAAGGCAAGGATTCCGCCAAATATTGGCATTAAATGAAGATAAGGACCGGATTTATTAGCACCAATCAGAGCTACTCCGGTATTCCAACAAATATAAGAAAAAATACTGGGAAAAACTCCCGTGTATCCGATGACCAATAAGGACTGTTTGCTAATTTGTAAGAAATTCCCTTGGCCAAATAAATCATAAAGATAAACGGGGGAAAGCAAAATCACTGTTAATCCAAAGGAGATATATAAAAAACTAAAACCTGAAACACCTGTTTCGTTCTTCTTTAGAAAAATAGAATACAAAGCCCAAGAAGTAACAGCTAATAAGATAAATAAATCACCTGAATAAAAGTCTGATTGGAAAATATTTTGATAATTACCTTTAGCAATCACATAACTAACCCCAATAAGAGAGATGATAATCCCGATCATTTGGAAAGGATTAGTTTCTATTTTATAAAGTAAACGATTAAAAAGAATGATTAGCATTGGAGTGGTAGAAATGATTAATAAGGCATTAATAACAGTTGTAGCGGTTAACCCCACATAGACGAAAGTATTAAACAAGGTAGGTCCTGTTAATATAATAAGAAATATAATTCCAGGTTGCTTTTTAATTAAAGGTAATTCTTTTAATGCTTTAGAAAAACAAAACGGGGTTAAAATAATAAATGCAATGACCCATCGATAGAAACCAAGTGATAAAGGAGAAACTAAACTTTCAACTGAAGCAAGTCTTCCTATAATAAAATTACCTGACCAAAACAGTGAGGCAAAACACAAAAAAATCGATGCTTTTAAAGAATTACTCAAAGGGTGAATTGTTTATAGACGCTCTATAGCCATAGCTAAACCTTGACCACCGCCAATACACATACTTGCTACCCCAAACTTTTGCTTTGTGCGTTTTAGCTGATGTGCAAGAGTTGTTACTATCCTTGTTCCAGAACATCCAATGGGATGACCTAAGGCAATAGCACCGCCAGCAATATTAAGTTTATTAAGATCAATTTTGAGGGTTTGTTGCACTGCAACAGAGGTTGCTGCAAAAGCCTCATTAATTTCAATAAGATCAAAAAAACTTATATTTACCGACATTTTTTTCATCAATTTCTGAATAGCTGTAATAGGAGTGATGCCCATATAGTCCGGATTACCAGCAGAAGAAGACCAAGATAAAATCTTAGCAAGTGGTTTAATTTTATTAGCTTTGACATAATCATGTGAGGCGATCGCTAAAAAAGCTGCTCCATCATTTAAGGAAGAGGCATTGCCCGCAGTAACAGTTCCATTTTT
The window above is part of the alpha proteobacterium HIMB59 genome. Proteins encoded here:
- a CDS encoding succinate dehydrogenase subunit B (TIGRFAM: succinate dehydrogenase and fumarate reductase iron-sulfur protein) gives rise to the protein MVQLTLPKNSIPVKGKTYSNVELIDDQGQHQADIRIINVYRWSGVEGEPPQIDRFEIDVAKAGTMVLDILNKIKSEVDTSLTYRKSCREGVCGSCAMNIDGVNTLACQKHIEDCSKEITIYPLPHMRVVKDLVVDLKKAFEQFKSIKPWLMKNSEHNERENIQSVEDRDKLDGKWECIMCFSCSTSCPSYWWNEDKYLGPAALLQANRWIQDSRDEEKKERLKELDDNFKLYRCHSIMNCTRSCPKGLNPAKAISEIKLEIARNK
- a CDS encoding succinate dehydrogenase, flavoprotein subunit (PFAM: domain; FAD binding domain~TIGRFAM: succinate dehydrogenase, flavoprotein subunit, E. coli/mitochondrial subgroup; succinate dehydrogenase or fumarate reductase, flavoprotein subunitGram-negative/mitochondrial subgroup), yielding MSNYTDHILDVVVLGAGGAGLRAALGCSEQGLKTACVSKVYPTRSHTVAAQGGIGAALGNMGEDSWQWHMFDTVKGSDWLGDQDSIEYLCSNAVDSIVELEHYGMPFSRTEDGKIYQRPFGGHMTNNGKGDPASRACAAADRTGHALLHTLYQQSLKNDVQFFNEFYAIDLLKDSSGEICGLLALSIEDGSLHRFIAKMTILATGGYGRIFQSSTSAHICTGDGAGIALRAGLPLSDMEFIQFHPTGIYGVGVLISEAARGEGGVLKNSEGTRFMLEYAPNAKDLAARDVISRFISKEISAGRGCGPNKDYINLHLEHLDADMLAKRLPGISESVKAFCGRDVSKEPIPVVPTVHYCMGGVPTNFKAEVLKPTSDNSEEVCPGLMAIGEAACASVHGANRLGTNALAELVVFGRGAAIQAGQVINPSESNKMPSDASTQEIIDRLHSIKNNSGDISVGELRDKMQKTVQKRFGVYRESEALSLGNQELSDMYKDLKHVKIVDKSDIFNTDLIEALELHNLMEVAGSVGVSAEQRTESRGAHAREDYPDRDDENWMKHTLAWKDNDQFNITHRPVRMTTLSNQISVIQPQVRVY
- a CDS encoding succinate dehydrogenase subunit C (PFAM: Succinate dehydrogenase/Fumarate reductase transmembrane subunit~TIGRFAM: succinate dehydrogenase, cytochrome b556 subunit) — encoded protein: MTTSPLSPHLQIHKPVLTMVFSITHRISGIIFAASLPFLAFWIGSSYFAPTLFESLSVFFNFTLIKLVFIFWFFALNHHLLNGLKYFLWTFAKGMELNQVYLISYCILIINLIMTVIFAWSIF
- a CDS encoding tripartite ATP-independent periplasmic transporter, DctQ family (PFAM: Tripartite ATP-independent periplasmic transporters, DctQ component) codes for the protein MSALAQISKFLDRINTYIGYLCGFFAFSMVIIVFTVVVLRYGFSIGFIWMQEIYVWLHSFIFMLGSGFTYLANEHVRIDVFYRDASEKYKATVDLLGNIFLLIPFLYIIWKFSYPFVYRSFLMSEVSREAGGMPALYILKSAILWFCIVLFIQIISNICKSIISLSGSKT
- a CDS encoding TRAP transporter, DctM subunit (PFAM: DctM-like transporters~TIGRFAM: TRAP transporter, DctM subunit) — encoded protein: MITPEILAIVMFLTTLGLLLFGFPVAFTLAGSALLFGFLGDALEIFNFRMIGFFPQRIFGTMINEPLVAVPLFIFMGIMLEKTKIAAGLLQSIGELFGSTKGGLGIGVVIVGMLLAASTGIVGATVVTMGMLSLPSMIKAGYDQKIATGTICAAGTLGQIIPPSIVLVLLATILQGANEEAALLKGDLAPDPVTAIDLFAGALLPGLMLVVMFIIFIYFYARIFPNSCPPIQTERTRSEIYKEAFKSIFPPLILIVLVLGSILMGIATPTESASVGAIGAAIIAFTKGELTFQNLKEVSLNTVKLSSFVFVILIGASMFSLVFRGFNGDAMIEHFLGSLPGGLFTALLIVMVAIFILGFFLDYIEIIFVIVPLVGPILIANGADPLWLGILISLNLQTSFLTPPFGFSLFFLRGVAPKEIQTRNIYRGVMPYIGIQVLAIIIVAIFPSIATWLPNLMF
- a CDS encoding glycerophosphoryl diester phosphodiesterase family protein (PFAM: Glycerophosphoryl diester phosphodiesterase family) yields the protein MILSKPNHIKIYGHRGARGVLPENTLDSFQYLFDNDINAYETDILISKDSIPVITHDFHLDPSLTQDEEGNWLEDENIKIIDLTYDQISKYEVGSLNKLTKYGRRFLNQKKLENQKIPKVSELLDLTSKNKVSDLVVNLEIKSTPVQENLTPSPEEMVKIVLEEVNQSNLTDKIIYSSFDWRVLREIKNYNPEIPRAYLSFEQQGSGSFGNIYDQSPWMDFTPLHNNVDLPKLIKALGGKAWHPYHRNVTEKIVEISHNENLPVNVWTVNDEEDMLRTIDIGVDGIMTDYPVQLKELCEKKNINWF
- a CDS encoding Bacterial ABC superfamily ATP binding cassette transporter, binding protein, family 7 (PFAM: Bacterial ABC superfamily ATP binding cassette transporter, binding protein, family 7~TIGRFAM: Tat (twin-arginine translocation) pathway signal sequence) gives rise to the protein MAKKTKNNKPMKRRSFLKGAGAAALGAATVSSFPAPAISGGHMEWIACSAFGKAGLLGKAIERFAGYINSHSDKLNIKVYHAGELVPGLESLDAVRSGAAQMAYGAPYYWTNVSNATQFVACLPFGLTAQEQNAWCYYGGGIEAADKAYNEIGVKFLPMGNTGNQMGGWFNKEINSTADFDGLKFRMPGLGGEVLKTFGANIVLLAGPDVLPALASGAIDGTEWIGPAADLGAGLYQAAKYYYNPGWHEPATILDCSIDMFEWEKLDDSTRQLITLASKAVNMEVLSHFQAVNDSSYQKLINEHGVQMRQLPDDVMNALGQRAGEVVQEIASKDATSSELFSHIVKFRSSIIRWTGVSEKEYLRARNFPFSFPTA
- a CDS encoding EamA-like family transporter (PFAM: EamA-like transporter family); protein product: MSNSLKASIFLCFASLFWSGNFIIGRLASVESLVSPLSLGFYRWVIAFIILTPFCFSKALKELPLIKKQPGIIFLIILTGPTLFNTFVYVGLTATTVINALLIISTTPMLIILFNRLLYKIETNPFQMIGIIISLIGVSYVIAKGNYQNIFQSDFYSGDLFILLAVTSWALYSIFLKKNETGVSGFSFLYISFGLTVILLSPVYLYDLFGQGNFLQISKQSLLVIGYTGVFPSIFSYICWNTGVALIGANKSGPYLHLMPIFGGILAFFVFQETLQIYHYAGIVSVIVGIIITNKK